From a single Zygotorulaspora mrakii chromosome 2, complete sequence genomic region:
- a CDS encoding TauD/TfdA dioxygenase family protein yields the protein MSATLKTKTNSYSVASGKQTPKSSVLKLNYKTVDEGNHDTHFFEGQDERSTDGILRVNAKYRATAKAPDFLPSWDPNEKYGPLTFHEYDDPALRADPTFSNLFPKDKENEIAVRPITPKLGSEIKGIQLSHLSDAAKDELALLIAQRGVVVLREQDFAEKGPRYVADFVSHFGKLHIHQSSGHPEDVAELHVTYRRPDEQEFERLFADRTSSIFWHSDVSYELQPPSYTFFTVLEGPNGGGDTLFSDGIEAYERLSPTFQNFLSRLHVVHSGIEQAEHSKRQGGIERRKASAYIHPLIRYHPVLKRKSIFADPSFSRRIVELKKQESDLLLKFLFDLIGNTHDIQLRANWESNTVAIWDNRRVHHSAVVDWEKPVSRHAVRITPQGERPVEDPKYLNDPSYYPDPVNNV from the coding sequence ATGTCGGCAACCTTAAAGACCAAGACAAACTCTTATTCCGTGGCTTCCGGCAAACAAACCCCCAAAAGTTCAGTTCTGAAACTGAACTACAAAACAGTTGATGAAGGAAATCATGATACACATTTTTTCGAGGGCCAGGATGAACGTTCGACCGATGGTATTCTAAGAGTTAATGCAAAGTACAGAGCTACCGCAAAAGCTCCGGATTTCCTACCCAGTTGGGATCCGAATGAGAAGTATGGACCTTTGACTTTCCATGAATACGATGATCCTGCTTTGAGAGCGGACCCAACATTTTCAAACCTGTTTCCtaaagataaagaaaacGAAATTGCTGTGAGGCCGATCACACCAAAACTAGGTTCTGAAATTAAGGGAATTCAATTATCTCACCTTTCGGATGCTGCGAAAGATGAGCTGGCTCTTTTGATTGCTCAAAGAGGTGTTGTTGTTTTGAGAGAGCAGGATTTCGCAGAGAAAGGTCCTCGATATGTCGCAGACTTTGTTAGCCACTTTGGAAAGTTGCACATCCATCAAAGCAGCGGTCACCCGGAGGATGTTGCCGAGCTACATGTAACATACCGTAGGCCTGATGAACAAGAATTCGAAAGGTTGTTCGCTGATAGAACGAGCTCTATATTTTGGCATTCTGATGTTTCTTACGAGTTGCAGCCGCCTTCTTATACTTTTTTCACTGTACTCGAAGGACCAAATGGAGGTGGCGACACGTTGTTTTCTGATGGAATTGAAGCTTATGAGAGACTTTCTCCAACctttcagaattttttgagcCGTTTACATGTCGTCCACAGTGGAATTGAACAAGCAGAACACTCGAAAAGACAGGGTGGTATTGAGAGAAGAAAGGCTTCCGCCTATATTCATCCATTAATCAGGTATCACCCagttttgaagagaaagagtATTTTTGCTGATCCATCTTTTTCTAGAAGAATCGTGGAGTTGAAGAAACAGGAGTCTGATCTTCTCTTGAAGTTTTTATTCGATCTAATAGGAAATACACATGACATTCAGTTGAGAGCAAATTGGGAGTCTAATACAGTGGCAATTTGGGATAACCGTAGGGTTCATCACTCTGCCGTTGTAGATTGGGAAAAGCCTGTCAGCAGACATGCAGTGAGAATAACCCCCCAAGGTGAAAGACCTGTGGAAGATCCTAAATACCTTAATGATCCCAGCTATTACCCCGATCCTGTCAACAATGTTTGA
- a CDS encoding aldo/keto reductase family protein — MSHSLEINQQTRYVLNNGKQIPVTGYGVYDVSQEETAELVFQALQAGYRHVDTAVVYGNQVEVAKGIARFLKETGSSREEIFFTTKLWNTQQGYEETKRALSEINADIAPYIKYVDLLLLHSPLTSREKRLGTWKALEEAVLNPNEASLKIQSIGVSNFGIEHLEELLAQATIKPAVNQLELHPWLPRLELREYLGRHNILAEAYSPLTQGYKLNEPELLELEKESGVSKIELLLKWSFLQGFVVLAKSNKSERIKQNLAVLPKSTGSISLTEREWKALDKLASHDVVTWGNADPTVYKS; from the coding sequence ATGAGCCATTCTTTAGAAATCAACCAGCAAACAAGATATGTCCTAAATAATGGGAAGCAAATTCCGGTTACAGGCTACGGCGTGTATGATGTGTCCCAGGAAGAGACGGCTGAATTAGTCTTTCAAGCTTTGCAAGCTGGATACAGGCATGTTGACACAGCAGTTGTGTACGGCAACCAAGTTGAAGTTGCCAAGGGAATCGCAAGATTTCTAAAGGAGACGGGTTCATCGAGAgaggaaatttttttcactacAAAGCTTTGGAATACACAACAAGGTTACGAGGAAACCAAACGTGCGCTATCTGAAATCAATGCAGATATCGCTCCATATATTAAATACGTGGATTTGCTTTTGCTCCACTCTCCTCTAACATCGCGTGAAAAGAGACTGGGTACCTGGAAAGCTCTAGAAGAGGCTGTTTTGAATCCCAACGAAGCATCCTTGAAAATTCAGTCTATTGGGGTCTCGAACTTCGGGATCGAGCACCTTGAAGAACTGCTTGCTCAAGCTACCATCAAACCAGCAGTGAATCAACTCGAATTACATCCTTGGCTACCACGTCTAGAGCTTAGGGAGTATCTCGGACGCCATAACATTTTAGCGGAAGCGTATTCCCCCCTAACTCAGGGCTACAAACTGAACGAGCCTGAACTTCTCGAACTGGAGAAGGAGAGTGGTGTCAGCAAGATAGAACTACTGTTGAAGTGGTCATTTCTGCAAGGATTCGTTGTTCTTGCAAAGAGTAATAAATCGGAAAGAATCAAGCAAAATCTGGCTGTATTGCCAAAATCCACAGGATCCATCTCGCTGACTGAACGCGAATGGAAGGCTCTCGACAAACTAGCCTCCCACGATGTTGTTACTTGGGGAAACGCCGATCCTACAGTGTATAAATCTTAA
- the AIF1 gene encoding Aif1p (similar to Saccharomyces cerevisiae AIF1 (YNR074C)) — protein MEIEKKTIAVVGAGVFGVSVANHLSRELDATSYRVKLVTLSDYVYFLPSAVRLTVSRDYSSSILPLKDVIDIGVETIKDKVVSFNTSNLILESEAVLDFDVLILATGSKWPDPIGSTFAFGDDYKTYLDKQASRVQEAEHIAFIGGGFVNSEIVGELLFKYQDEIKSGKRRISIIHNSDKLLPANGLYGDTVRSKVTDYLSGNGIKLYLNARGTISDDDPNQIILGDDASKHIRADLIYRGVGIAPNVPTNHIADFCDDRGFVQVQTNFQVNACKEGNIFAIGDVTNFRYHGIMKRDNWVDVLTKNVISFMKEGANAKLASCSCYEIGETPGAVSLGPKTGFGQFPVPFLGTVSIPSFVVAKAKCKSLFREKMEDMYKK, from the coding sequence atggaaattgaaaagaaaactatAGCAGTCGTTGGTGCTGGAGTATTTGGTGTCTCTGTGGCAAATCATTTATCTAGAGAGCTGGACGCCACCTCTTACAGAGTCAAACTGGTAACTCTGTCAGATTATGTATATTTCTTACCATCTGCTGTGCGTTTAACTGTGTCGAGGGACTATTCGAGCTCGATCTTGCCTCTCAAAGACGTCATTGACATTGGAGTTGAGACGATCAAAGACAAAGTGGTCAGCTTCAACACCAGcaatttgattttggaATCAGAAGCAGTTTTGGATTTTGATGTGCTGATTCTTGCAACGGGCTCGAAATGGCCCGATCCGATTGGTTCAACGTTCGCATTTGGCGATGACTACAAGACTTATTTAGACAAGCAAGCCTCTAGAGTTCAGGAAGCTGAGCACATTGCTTTTATTGGAGGTGGTTTTGTCAATTCCGAGATTGTCGGTGAGCTGCTGTTCAAATATCAAGACGAAATCAAGTCTGGTAAGAGACGCATCTCTATAATCCACAACTCGGACAAACTTTTGCCAGCTAATGGCTTATATGGCGACACAGTAAGGTCGAAAGTTACAGATTACCTCTCTGGCAACGGTATCAAACTCTATCTAAATGCAAGAGGGACGATTTCCGATGATGATCCAAATCAAATAATTTTGGGAGATGACGCATCTAAACATATCAGGGCGGACTTGATTTATAGGGGAGTTGGAATTGCACCAAACGTACCAACTAACCATATCGCCGATTTTTGCGACGATAGGGGTTTCGTCCAGGTGCAAACTAATTTTCAAGTAAATGCCTGTAAAGAAGGAAATATTTTCGCCATTGGAGACGTCACCAATTTCAGATATCATGGAATTATGAAAAGAGATAACTGGGTTGATGTTTTAACTAAAAACGTTATCTCGTTCATGAAGGAGGGTGCGAATGCTAAACTAGCAAGCTGTAGCTGCTATGAAATTGGTGAAACTCCGGGTGCTGTTTCACTTGGACCCAAAACAGGGTTTGGTCAGTTTCCGGTGCCTTTTCTTGGAACCGTGAGTATTCCATCTTTTGTGGTCGCTAAAGCGAAATGTAAGAGTCTATTTagggaaaaaatggaagatatgtataaaaaataa
- a CDS encoding TauD/TfdA dioxygenase family protein, with protein MSTELETISENSCIAKNIGALHLKYGESGAYGDFDTHFMPTQDEVAPNGLLRIYESYRKQAKYPDFLPTWDTKEKYPPLKFHKYEDPALRADPNFPNLFPENKKHLINTRKVTPKMGTEIRGIQLTELSDSAKDELALLVAQRGVVLLRNQNMAEKGAAYAANYGKHFGQLHIHPTSGHPEHIPELHITFRRPDHDEFDRVFYDSNSSIFWHTDVSYELQPPSYTFFNVLEGPDGGGDTLFGDSIEAFDRLSKPFQDFLSTLHVTHSSKEQANDSKIQGGIQRRDPVTNIHPLVRVHPVLKKKCLFVNKSFSRRIIELKKPESNLLLDFLYSLADNTHDLQLRANWEPGTVAVWDNRRVQHSAVIDWEAPIRRHAFRITAQGERPVESLKHLNDETYYPSSVGRGL; from the coding sequence ATGTCTACTGAACTCGAAACGATCTCAGAGAATTCGTGTATTGCTAAAAACATTGGAGCTCTCCACCTAAAATATGGAGAAAGCGGTGCATACGGGGATTTTGATACACATTTTATGCCAACACAAGATGAAGTAGCGCCAAACGGCTTATTAAGAATCTACGAGTCCTACAGAAAACAGGCCAAATATCCAGATTTTTTGCCAACTTGGGATACCAAGGAAAAATACCCACCTCTGAAATTTCACAAGTATGAAGATCCTGCATTAAGAGCAGATCCCAATTTTCCTAACCTCTTTCCtgaaaataagaaacatCTGATCAATACGAGAAAAGTCACGCCTAAAATGGGTACCGAAATAAGAGGAATTCAACTTACTGAGCTTTCTGATTCAGCAAAGGATGAATTAGCTCTATTAGTTGCCCAGAGGGGAGTTGTGcttttgagaaatcaaaatatggCGGAGAAAGGAGCTGCCTATGCAGCAAATTATGGAAAACATTTTGGCCAACTACACATTCATCCTACTAGTGGTCATCCGGAGCATATCCCTGAATTACATATTACTTTTCGGAGACCGGATCatgatgaatttgacaGAGTTTTTTACGACTCGAActcttcaatattttggCATACTGATGTATCCTATGAATTACAACCACCATCATACACCTTTTTTAATGTCCTTGAAGGTCCTGATGGCGGTGGTGACACGTTATTCGGAGATTCAATTGAAGCTTTCGACAGGCTATCGAAGccttttcaagattttttgagtACGCTACATGTCACCCATAGCTCCAAAGAACAAGCTAACgattcaaaaatacaagGAGGTATCCAACGAAGGGATCCAGTGACAAATATCCATCCACTGGTTAGAGTTCATCCAGTgctaaagaagaaatgttTATTTGTTAACAAGTCATTTTCCAGGAGGATCATTGAATTAAAAAAGCCAGAATCTAATTTATTATTGGATTTCCTGTATTCCTTGGCAGACAACACGCATGATTTACAGCTTAGAGCCAACTGGGAACCCGGCACAGTTGCTGTTTGGGACAATCGTAGAGTTCAACACTCTGCTGTTATAGATTGGGAAGCACCAATTCGTCGACACGCTTTTAGAATCACAGCTCAAGGGGAAAGACCGGTCGAGAGTCTGAAACACTTAAACGATGAGACCTATTACCCATCTTCTGTTGGACGTGGCTTATAA
- the RDR1 gene encoding Rdr1p produces the protein MTFSGTNLQSGKRQRVQKACIPCRKRKRKCDGKQPCGMCSDYGYECQYTYDDGPLTEFKVKRLEKRLFAGRDEVSVPVAHLTAEESKKHTANEQKAEESKKHTANERKAEDTRPVNLTKSTDQHSAVGFPRTLGLELQSANPPRLHSFGWHCGVRPEEKSSKHGPLSELLTVEECRRFTKVFFTVVHPFFNFIDEDKLKLEVEKCWNGTGENSDYGAVIAGVISLGSFFSGTLGHPRELDIVKYAKCILDDPAFSRVPSIEQVSAWILRTIYLRTAAPPHVAWLASCTSLHLAEVIGLHQEIDGADFDTNTNSRSRTTIYVREYARRIFWCAWTTNTILSYDYGCTSVNINKRTCKSVKESKSDYLAHLVKLAQLIPREYSSLDPTIQTTELLNALKCVYDSPDVHAFISLTKADLCLSFYRRLRLLNHVLDKGVILQITSIGNTALSAAYHLAKIDQAWWSVLSTSFQYVCVLLAIDTPESLLHVTSAMSMLDSIVQTLGTTVALEAQNTAKLLLQDLLKRKNRQIQQLESATHPDPLPQDNRLLDIDWDVLLDPSYTFNFL, from the coding sequence ATGACATTTTCGGGAACAAATTTGCAATCAGGTAAACGTCAAAGGGTGCAAAAAGCATGTATACCTTGCAGAAAAcgtaaaagaaaatgtgATGGTAAGCAACCTTGTGGGATGTGTTCTGATTATGGATATGAGTGCCAGTATACTTATGATGATGGACCTCTGACAGAATTCAAAGTAAAGCGTCTGGAAAAAAGGTTATTCGCTGGGCGTGATGAAGTGTCTGTTCCCGTTGCACATTTGACAGCTGAAGAGAGTAAAAAACATACTGCTAATGAGCAAAAGGCTGAAGAGAGTAAAAAACATACTGCTAATGAGCGAAAGGCTGAAGATACACGCCCCGTTAATTTGACCAAATCTACTGATCAGCATTCAGCGGTGGGATTTCCGCGGACACTGGGTCTCGAACTTCAATCTGCCAACCCACCACGTTTGCACTCTTTTGGTTGGCATTGTGGCGTCCGacctgaagaaaaatcaagtAAACACGGCCCCTTGTCTGAATTACTGACAGTGGAGGAATGTCGTCGCTTCACcaaagtttttttcacagTTGTGCatccattttttaatttcatAGATGAGGATAAACTTAAGTTAGAAGTGGAAAAATGTTGGAACGGAACTGGAGAAAACTCAGATTATGGAGCCGTTATTGCAGGGGTCATTTCTTTGGGATCGTTTTTCTCAGGAACCCTTGGGCATCCGCGGGAGCTGGATATCGTCAAATATGCTAAATGCATTTTAGATGATCCTGCTTTCAGTCGTGTTCCCTCTATTGAACAGGTCTCTGCGTGGATCTTGCGAACAATTTACCTCCGTACAGCTGCTCCTCCGCACGTAGCATGGCTCGCTAGCTGTActtctcttcatcttgcAGAGGTAATTGGGCTCCATCAGGAAATTGACGGGGCTGATTTCGACACAAATACGAACTCTCGTTCAAGAACTACGATATATGTGCGTGAGTATGCtagaagaatattttggTGTGCATGGACAACAAACACGATCCTTTCGTATGACTACGGGTGCACAAGTGTGAATATTAACAAACGTACTTGTAAATCCGttaaagaatcaaaaagtgATTATCTAGCACACCTGGTGAAATTAGCCCAACTTATTCCAAGGGAGTACTCGAGTTTAGATCCTACAATTCAAACAACGGAGTTGTTAAATGCTTTAAAGTGCGTGTACGACTCGCCGGATGTTCATGCTTTCATATCTCTAACTAAGGCTGATCTGTGTCTGTCTTTTTATAGAAGACTAAGACTGCTAAATCATGTTCTTGATAAAGGAGTCATACTTCAAATCACAAGCATTGGAAACACAGCACTATCAGCGGCTTATCATCTAGCTAAAATAGATCAAGCGTGGTGGAGTGTGTTAAGTACCTCTTTCCAATATGTCTGTGTTCTTCTTGCCATTGACACGCCTGAAAGTCTTTTGCATGTTACTTCAGCGATGAGTATGCTTGATAGCATCGTCCAAACTTTAGGAACTACGGTAGCTCTTGAGGCGCAGAATACAGCAAAGCTTCTACTTCAAGATTTactgaagagaaaaaatcgACAAATTCAGCAATTGGAGAGCGCCACGCATCCAGATCCTTTGCCACAGGATAATCGTTTGCTTGATATTGATTGGGATGTACTGCTTGACCCATCTTATACATTCAATTTCCTATGA
- the AMF1 gene encoding Amf1p → MGKENKETGDEVDEMSLDGVEKVDAEAPEGSLIREATFVGVLCSAQLMTQAGLAQSIAPLHYIGESFGISNPGQLSWFASGYSLTVGTFILIAGRLGDLFGHRRFFVFGFLWYALWSLLAGFSVYSNQVFFDCCRAFQGIGPALVLPNAIAILGRTYKPGKRKNMAFSMFGACAPNGFTLGAVFSSILAQMAWWPWAFWIFSIVCFFLAVAGLWVIPHADMPNLDASHSIWQRVDLAGSLSGMTGLILFNFAWNQGPVVGWETPYTYALLIVGVAFLCLFVFIELRAKFPLLPFKALSTDAAFVLACISAGWSSFGIWIYYIWQFMEDSRGQTPLLSSAQLTPTCVSGFCAAMTTGIVLNYCRPSTVMLCAMIAFTLGNILISSAPVHQTYWAQTFVSIIVMPWGMDMSFPAATLILSNTMPQEHQGLAASLVNTVVNYSISIGLGFAGTIESQVNDGGSNPLKGYRGSWYMGIGLGGLGIVIAASYGLSTYVRFKREPPENEHLE, encoded by the coding sequence ATGGGCAAGGAGAATAAGGAAACCGGCGATGAGGTTGATGAAATGTCTCTGGATGGAGTGGAAAAAGTCGATGCTGAAGCGCCAGAGGGCTCTCTGATACGTGAAGCCACGTTTGTGGGAGTGTTATGCTCGGCTCAATTAATGACACAAGCGGGCCTTGCGCAATCAATAGCGCCACTTCATTATATTGGTGAGAGTTTTGGGATCAGCAATCCCGGCCAATTGAGTTGGTTTGCATCCGGTTACTCATTGACGGTTGGTACATTCATTTTGATTGCGGGCAGACTGGGTGATTTGTTTGGGCACAGAAGATTCTTTGTCTTCGGATTTTTATGGTACGCACTCTGGTCATTGCTGGCCGGATTCAGCGTATACTCTAATCaggtcttctttgattgcTGCCGTGCCTTTCAAGGTATCGGACCAGCCCTGGTGCTGCCCAATGCGATTGCCATTCTAGGTCGCACTTACAAGCCAGgaaagaggaaaaataTGGCATTCAGTATGTTTGGTGCTTGCGCACCCAACGGCTTTACACTTGGAGCAGTCTTTTCATCCATACTAGCTCAGATGGCATGGTGGCCTTGGGCGTTTTGGATATTTTCTATTGtttgctttttcttggCGGTAGCAGGACTCTGGGTGATCCCACACGCAGATATGCCGAATTTGGATGCATCCCACTCAATTTGGCAACGAGTTGATTTGGCAGGTTCTTTGAGCGGCATGACTGGGCTTATTCTATTCAATTTTGCGTGGAATCAAGGTCCTGTCGTGGGTTGGGAAACGCCTTATACGTATGCATTGCTCATAGTGGGAGTCGCATTCCTGTGTCTATTTGTCTTTATAGAATTGCGAGCTAAATTTCCGTTGCTCCCTTTTAAAGCGCTATCGACGGACGCCGCATTCGTACTGGCTTGTATCTCTGCAGGGTGGTCAAGTTTTGGTATTTGGATTTATTACATCTGGCAATTCATGGAGGATTCAAGAGGACAGACCCCACTATTATCAAGTGCGCAACTTACCCCTACATGCGTTAGTGGATTTTGCGCAGCTATGACTACAGGAATTGTCTTGAATTATTGCAGACCTAGTACAGTGATGTTATGTGCAATGATCGCCTTCACTCTGGGGAACATATTAATCTCCTCAGCCCCAGTGCATCAGACCTATTGGGCTCAAACTTTTGTCTCTATAATTGTGATGCCCTGGGGCATGGACATGTCTTTTCCTGCTGCAACACTTATTCTCAGTAACACAATGCCCCAGGAACACCAAGGCCTTGCTGCCTCGTTGGTTAACACAGTGGTCAATTATTCCATTTCAATTGGACTAGGATTTGCCGGTACAATCGAGTCGCAAGTAAATGATGGAGGATCTAACCCATTAAAGGGATACCGCGGCTCTTGGTACATGGGGATAGGACTAGGTGGTCTTGGAATTGTAATTGCTGCGTCCTACGGGCTCAGCACATACGTGAGATTCAAACGGGAACCTCCTGAAAACGAACACTTAGAGTAA
- the DAK2 gene encoding dihydroxyacetone kinase, with product MSHKQFKSDGNIVAPYLLGLARSNPGLTVIEHDRVVFRTASAANSGNKPKVTLVSGGGSGHEPTHAGFVGEGALDAIAAGAIFASPSTKQIFSALKAVESPKGTLIIVKNYTGDIIHFGLAAERAKAAGMKVELVAVGDDVSVGKKKGSLVGRRGLGATVLVHKIAGAAAAHGLELSEVAQVAQAVNDNSATIAASLDHCTVPGHKPENILGDDEYEIGMGIHNESGTQKSSPLPSIPELVAQMLPLVLGEDEDRSYVKFEPKDDVVLMVNNMGGMSNLELGYAAEVVSEQLIKKYNIIPKRTIVGAFITALNGPGFGITLMNASKAGPSIIKYFDYPTTASGWNQTYHNAEDWKVLADGKVPTAPSLKTIKNEKPSGVKANFDTFAKILLAGIERINEVEPKVTWYDTIAGDGDCGTTLVSGGKGLTEAIDDHSLRLEDAAHGIEDIAYIVEDSMGGTSGGLYSIYLSALAKGINDSGDKQLTVNTFKKASQSALEALYKYTRARPGYRTLIDALQPFVETLNAGKGPRAAVEAAQQGAEKTRKMDALVGRASYVAKEELRKLDSEGGLPDPGAVGLAALLDGLVTAAGY from the coding sequence ATGTCTCATAAACAATTTAAATCCGATGGAAACATCGTCGCACCCTATTTGCTGGGACTCGCCAGAAGTAATCCAGGTTTGACGGTGATCGAGCACGATCGAGTAGTTTTCAGAACTGCCTCTGCTGCAAACTCTGGCAATAAGCCTAAAGTCACTTTGGTTTCCGGAGGAGGAAGTGGCCATGAACCGACACATGCCGGATTTGTTGGTGAAGGTGCGTTAGATGCTATTGCGGCTGGTGCAATCTTTGCTTCGCCATCTACCAAACAGATCTTCTCCGCTCTAAAGGCTGTCGAGTCTCCTAAGGGAACGTTGATCATTGTCAAGAACTACACAGGTGATATTATTCATTTTGGATTAGCCGCTGAAAGAGCAAAAGCCGCTGGAATGAAAGTTGAACTAGTGGCCGTTGGCGATGATGTGTCTGTAGGTAAGAAGAAGGGCTCGCTTGTAGGACGCAGAGGGCTAGGTGCCACTGTTCTTGTCCATAAGATTGCCGGGGCAGCTGCAGCTCATGGCCTTGAACTATCAGAAGTTGCACAAGTTGCTCAAGCAGTGAATGATAATAGTGCTACTATTGCTGCTTCTCTGGATCATTGCACTGTTCCCGGTCACAAGCCGGAGAATATCCTGGGTGACGATGAGTATGAAATTGGTATGGGTATTCACAATGAATCAGGTACCCAAAAATCTTCACCTTTACCATCAATTCCAGAACTTGTTGCTCAGATGTTGCCCTTAGTTCTTGGTGAAGACGAAGATCGCTCATATGTCAAATTTGAACCTAAGGACGATGTCGTTTTAATGGTTAACAATATGGGTGGTATGTCTAATTTGGAATTGGGGTATGCAGCAGAAGTCGTTTCTGAGCAATTGATTAAGAAATATAACATTATTCCAAAGAGAACCATAGTTGGCGCATTCATAACCGCTTTGAACGGACCGGGTTTCGGTATAACTTTGATGAATGCGTCAAAAGCTGGTCCAAGTATTATCAAATACTTCGATTATCCTACAACGGCTAGCGGATGGAATCAAACGTATCATAACGCGGAAGATTGGAAAGTTCTTGCTGACGGTAAGGTACCAACTGCTCCTTCATTGAAGACAataaagaatgaaaaaccATCCGGTGTTAAGGCCAATTTTGATACATTTGCTAAAATTCTATTAGCTGgtattgaaagaattaaCGAAGTAGAGCCAAAAGTTACATGGTATGATACTATTGCAGGAGATGGAGATTGCGGAACAACTCTTGTTTCTGGTGGTAAGGGATTGACAGAAGCCATTGATGATCATTCTTTGCGTCTTGAGGATGCTGCACATGGTATCGAAGATATTGCTTACATCGTCGAAGACTCTATGGGTGGTACCTCTGGTGGTCTATATTCTATCTACCTATCTGCTTTAGCAAAAGGTATTAATGATTCAGGCGACAAGCAACTAACAGTTAACACCTTTAAAAAAGCTTCACAATCCGCTTTAGAGGCTCTTTATAAGTACACAAGAGCACGTCCTGGTTATAGAACCTTGATTGATGCTTTGCAACCTTTTGTCGAAACCCTAAATGCTGGTAAGGGTCCTAGAGCGGCTGTCGAAGCGGCTCAACAAGGTGCTGAGAAGACAAGAAAGATGGATGCCCTTGTTGGTCGTGCTTCCTATGTAGCCAAAGAGGAGTTGCGTAAGCTTGATAGCGAAGGTGGGCTGCCAGATCCAGGTGCTGTCGGGTTGGCTGCTCTGTTGGATGGGTTAGTTACCGCTGCCGGATATTAA
- a CDS encoding GNAT family N-acetyltransferase, with amino-acid sequence MPDSIIIRQVQEGDQREWERLWKLFQIFHNVTPTDELSKANFQRFLDPQIKMWAALAIDLETGKALGMVNYFSHITTWATKDKILLNDLYVDETARVRGLGRQLVQYVYDEADKMNTPHVYWCTDYFNHRAQILYTKVGYQTSRVIYRRTGH; translated from the coding sequence ATGCCCGATTCAATTATTATTAGGCAGGTTCAAGAGGGAGACCAGCGTGAATGGGAACGTCTCTGGAAgctatttcaaatttttcacaatGTCACTCCAACAGATGAGTTGAGTAAAGCTAACTTCCAGCGGTTCTTGGACCctcaaatcaaaatgtGGGCAGCATTGGCTATCGATTTAGAAACTGGAAAAGCTCTTGGTATGGTCAATTATTTTAGTCATATCACCACCTGGGCTACTAAGGATAAGATCTTGTTAAACGATCTATACGTTGACGAAACTGCAAGGGTCAGAGGCTTGGGAAGACAGCTCGTCCAATATGTATATGATGAAGCAGATAAAATGAACACCCCGCACGTATACTGGTGTACCGACTACTTCAACCATAGAGCCCAAATTCTCTATACCAAAGTTGGCTATCAGACTTCCAGAGTCATTTACAGAAGGACAGGCCATTGA